Proteins from a genomic interval of Desulfofustis limnaeus:
- a CDS encoding HDOD domain-containing protein — protein MPNRKEVFISLQNMHQLPTPSPTAIEIMKLCRSDTSSLDDIAQLVQVDPTLSAEILKYANSAFLATGAQVASVQRAAVKLGMQTISRLALCLSLFASNRQGRCRGFDYSGFWSASLARAVAGKALARRSGSFDPDELFSCALLSHMGELVLASIFPEEYEIILNEQTSAEERRTMERLRFDIDSAELAAELFLDWGLPAPFALAAAFHEELETSELGESTTRKAAELLHLACRISLLCQGFRPAIDWFEETETMAAKLIGTTEKLSTVVDAITSQWQEWGKTFALPTRSCPPYDEIRNG, from the coding sequence ATGCCGAATCGAAAAGAAGTGTTTATCTCGTTGCAGAACATGCACCAATTACCAACGCCATCACCGACGGCCATCGAGATTATGAAGCTGTGTCGCAGTGACACGTCATCACTGGACGATATCGCCCAACTGGTCCAGGTGGATCCGACGCTGTCCGCCGAAATACTCAAATACGCCAACTCCGCATTTCTGGCCACCGGTGCCCAAGTTGCTTCCGTTCAGCGGGCCGCGGTCAAACTCGGCATGCAGACCATCTCCCGGCTGGCGCTCTGCCTGTCCCTGTTTGCCTCGAACCGTCAGGGACGCTGCCGTGGGTTCGATTATTCCGGCTTCTGGTCGGCCTCTCTGGCCAGGGCTGTGGCCGGCAAAGCATTGGCCAGGCGCAGCGGCTCCTTCGACCCCGACGAACTCTTCAGTTGTGCGTTGCTGTCCCATATGGGGGAGCTGGTCCTGGCCAGCATCTTTCCCGAGGAATACGAAATCATCCTGAACGAACAGACCTCCGCAGAAGAACGCCGGACCATGGAGCGCCTGCGTTTCGATATCGACAGCGCCGAACTCGCCGCCGAACTGTTTCTGGACTGGGGACTACCGGCTCCCTTTGCCCTCGCCGCCGCCTTCCATGAGGAACTGGAAACCAGTGAACTGGGCGAATCAACCACCAGAAAGGCTGCAGAACTGCTTCATCTGGCCTGTCGCATCTCCCTGCTGTGTCAAGGATTTCGTCCAGCCATCGACTGGTTCGAGGAAACTGAGACGATGGCGGCGAAGCTCATCGGCACCACGGAAAAACTTTCTACCGTCGTCGATGCTATCACCAGCCAGTGGCAGGAGTGGGGAAAGACCTTCGCCCTGCCCACCCGGTCGTGCCCACCCTACGACGAGATCAGAAACGGTTGA